A genomic segment from Amycolatopsis camponoti encodes:
- a CDS encoding AfsR/SARP family transcriptional regulator, which produces MEFHVLGQVEVAVDGRVIGLGGPKPRTLLALLAVNAGHVVPLEQVIDAIWGEDPPDQARAAVYTYVSALRRALAGGGDPDVLARSGGGYRLAVDQVDLHVFTRDLSAGRRARAAGEPGRASALIRDALAAWRGTALGGTQGRWAENERARLEELRVAALEDRVDVELETGEGEPLVPELTSAVAAHPLRERLRAQLMLALHQSGRRGDALACYQDGRQTLLGELGLEPGPVLQAAHERVLRDEHDPPAGRPRPEGRRVPSQLPFDIADFTGRAREVAELTRKLSEAAAGSRLCAVYGKPGSGKSTVAAHVAHRVREHFPDGQLYASLRGVQVVRADPAEVLAGFLRALGVPDQDVPARLEERAQLYRTMLADRRILVVLDDASDERQVRPLLPGGHTCAALVTSRERLGAVGGATHLHLPVLDEPEALELLSRVVGGTRVAEQPEAARELVRLCGNLPLAVRIAGARLAARPQWKVGKLTERLRGQHRILQELTLGDLEVRGSLFLSYDGLDERERTALRRLGLLDVSSFGAWVAAPLLGCDGHEAEKVVERLVDAQLLDVSTVDDGGAVRYQIHDLTRAFARERGEAEETADDVKAVTARAAECWLELVELAGRQAPHVPAETGALVRYLDPARIDEILTDPDAWFDAEQTGLVGVVERVSGLDLTDVATRLAAALCSSVFAVRNLFGQWWRTHNAALAAARRTGDRTGEARLLSGLGWLRYEQDRFDESIAYHEQALAAYELGGDRHGQAMSRLDLSTVQCEYGQFAQARQSLDLALPELRELGEEQAVVQALHGLGRVLTEQGELDGALVAVELAAAGYAKTGDATSRAVALRSVSLVHRAAGRLGEAARYGQEAVDLLRDVGDPLMSAYAVQALAKVRVRQGRGEEVRDAMRACLATCHEMQDGFGQGLMLRTLGELELAAGRFPEARAHLERSVQWWDALVLPVWRARTLRDLATTLDALGETAGAEAAWVEAEGLFRLHGSREAREPRRLADAVRPVGS; this is translated from the coding sequence ATGGAGTTCCACGTGCTGGGGCAGGTCGAGGTGGCGGTCGACGGCCGCGTGATCGGCCTCGGCGGCCCGAAGCCGCGCACGCTCCTCGCGCTGCTCGCCGTGAACGCGGGGCACGTCGTCCCGCTGGAGCAGGTGATCGACGCGATCTGGGGCGAGGACCCGCCGGACCAGGCGCGCGCCGCCGTCTACACCTACGTCTCGGCCCTGCGGCGGGCACTGGCGGGCGGTGGTGACCCCGACGTGCTCGCGCGCAGCGGGGGCGGCTACCGGCTGGCCGTCGACCAGGTCGACCTGCACGTCTTCACCCGGGACCTGTCGGCGGGCCGTCGCGCGCGGGCCGCCGGTGAACCCGGCCGCGCCAGTGCCCTCATCCGGGACGCTCTTGCGGCGTGGCGGGGGACCGCGCTGGGCGGCACGCAGGGCCGGTGGGCGGAGAACGAACGGGCCCGGCTGGAGGAACTGCGGGTCGCGGCCCTGGAGGACCGCGTCGACGTCGAACTCGAGACCGGCGAAGGGGAGCCGCTGGTCCCGGAACTGACCTCCGCCGTCGCCGCGCACCCGCTGCGGGAACGGCTGCGCGCCCAGCTCATGCTCGCGCTGCACCAGAGCGGCCGCCGGGGTGACGCGCTCGCCTGCTACCAGGATGGCCGCCAGACGCTCCTCGGCGAGCTGGGGCTGGAACCCGGCCCCGTGCTGCAGGCCGCCCACGAACGCGTCCTGCGCGACGAGCACGACCCGCCCGCCGGCCGGCCGCGCCCCGAGGGCCGCCGGGTCCCGAGTCAGCTCCCGTTCGACATCGCCGACTTCACCGGACGGGCGCGCGAAGTCGCGGAGCTGACCCGGAAACTGTCCGAGGCGGCCGCCGGGTCGCGGTTGTGCGCCGTCTACGGCAAGCCCGGCTCGGGCAAGAGCACCGTCGCCGCGCACGTCGCGCACCGCGTGCGCGAGCACTTCCCCGACGGCCAGCTCTACGCGTCGCTGCGCGGCGTGCAGGTCGTCCGCGCCGACCCGGCCGAAGTGCTGGCCGGGTTCCTGCGCGCGCTCGGCGTGCCGGACCAGGACGTCCCGGCGCGGCTGGAGGAACGCGCCCAGCTCTACCGCACGATGCTCGCCGACCGGCGCATCCTCGTCGTGCTCGACGACGCTTCCGACGAACGCCAGGTCCGTCCCCTGCTGCCCGGCGGCCACACCTGTGCCGCACTGGTGACCAGCCGCGAACGCCTCGGCGCGGTCGGCGGCGCCACCCACCTGCACCTGCCCGTGCTGGACGAGCCGGAAGCGCTGGAACTGCTGAGCCGGGTCGTCGGCGGCACCCGGGTGGCCGAGCAGCCCGAAGCCGCCCGTGAGCTGGTGCGCCTGTGCGGCAACCTGCCGCTCGCCGTGCGCATCGCCGGCGCCCGGCTCGCCGCGCGGCCGCAGTGGAAGGTCGGCAAGCTCACCGAACGTCTCCGCGGCCAGCACCGGATCCTGCAGGAGCTGACTCTTGGCGATCTGGAGGTGCGCGGCAGCCTCTTCCTCAGCTACGACGGCCTGGACGAGCGGGAGCGCACCGCATTGCGCAGGCTCGGCCTGCTCGACGTGTCCTCGTTCGGCGCGTGGGTCGCGGCGCCGCTCCTCGGCTGCGATGGCCATGAGGCGGAGAAGGTCGTCGAGCGGCTCGTCGACGCCCAGCTGCTCGACGTGTCCACAGTGGACGACGGCGGCGCGGTGCGCTACCAGATCCACGATCTGACGCGCGCTTTCGCCCGCGAACGCGGGGAGGCGGAAGAGACCGCGGACGACGTCAAGGCGGTGACCGCCAGGGCCGCCGAGTGCTGGCTGGAGCTGGTCGAGCTCGCGGGCCGGCAGGCGCCGCACGTTCCCGCCGAGACGGGCGCGCTGGTCCGGTACCTCGACCCGGCCCGGATCGACGAGATCCTCACCGATCCCGACGCGTGGTTCGACGCCGAGCAGACCGGCCTCGTCGGCGTGGTCGAGCGGGTCAGCGGGCTGGACCTCACCGACGTCGCCACCCGGCTGGCCGCGGCGTTGTGCTCGTCGGTGTTCGCCGTGCGCAACCTGTTCGGCCAGTGGTGGCGCACGCACAACGCGGCTCTCGCGGCCGCGCGCCGGACCGGTGACCGGACCGGGGAGGCGAGGCTGCTCTCGGGCCTGGGCTGGCTGCGCTACGAGCAGGACCGCTTCGACGAGTCGATCGCCTACCACGAGCAGGCCCTCGCCGCCTACGAGCTCGGTGGCGACCGGCACGGGCAGGCCATGAGCCGCCTCGACCTCAGCACCGTGCAGTGCGAGTACGGCCAGTTCGCCCAGGCGCGGCAGTCCCTCGACCTCGCGCTTCCCGAACTGCGCGAGCTGGGTGAGGAGCAGGCGGTCGTCCAGGCGCTGCACGGGCTCGGCCGCGTCCTCACCGAACAGGGCGAGCTGGACGGCGCTCTGGTCGCCGTCGAGCTCGCGGCGGCGGGATACGCGAAGACGGGCGACGCGACCAGCCGGGCGGTCGCCCTGCGCTCGGTGAGCCTCGTGCACCGCGCCGCCGGACGGCTCGGCGAAGCGGCCCGTTACGGCCAGGAGGCGGTGGACCTGCTGCGCGACGTCGGTGACCCGCTGATGTCCGCCTACGCCGTGCAGGCGCTCGCCAAGGTCCGCGTCCGCCAAGGTCGCGGTGAGGAGGTGCGCGACGCCATGCGCGCGTGCCTGGCGACGTGCCACGAGATGCAGGACGGCTTCGGCCAGGGCCTGATGCTGCGCACCCTCGGCGAACTGGAGCTCGCCGCCGGACGGTTCCCCGAGGCGCGCGCCCACCTCGAGCGGTCGGTCCAGTGGTGGGACGCGCTCGTGCTGCCGGTCTGGCGGGCGCGCACCCTGCGCGATCTCGCCACGACGCTCGACGCCCTCGGCGAGACGGCGGGCGCCGAAGCGGCGTGGGTGGAAGCCGAGGGCCTCTTCCGCCTGCACGGCAGCCGCGAGGCGCGGGAGCCACGACGTCTCGCCGACGCGGTCCGTCCGGTCGGCAGCTGA
- a CDS encoding DUF4253 domain-containing protein codes for MTIAPLRPGTPAPPVQTLPPGSWHGRLWVSDLPLTRPERYLGCVAEFERSGLWPVLIPHDQRFAANGEDWIDDRGRLAPAGHRVASADAAGALARWWDSSCCDGACLRPFGPRFPGLAKRSPRRSDPLAEAGNTGSILSARAPHRLGLVQTERPADIPALLGWTGMIKCTDQVAELSAVLRSWEDRFGATLVVLGFDTLELSVSAPPRNQARALTVAAEHRAFSLPTFAGQPGNLREYASGLVQSRVWRFSWA; via the coding sequence ATGACGATCGCACCGCTCCGCCCCGGTACGCCCGCACCACCGGTCCAGACCCTGCCACCGGGGTCGTGGCACGGCAGGCTGTGGGTGTCGGACCTGCCACTGACCCGGCCCGAGCGTTACCTGGGCTGCGTGGCCGAGTTCGAGCGGTCCGGGCTGTGGCCGGTGCTGATCCCCCACGACCAGCGTTTCGCGGCGAACGGCGAGGACTGGATCGACGACCGAGGCCGCCTGGCCCCAGCAGGCCACCGAGTGGCCTCGGCAGACGCGGCGGGAGCATTGGCCCGCTGGTGGGACAGTTCCTGCTGCGACGGCGCGTGCCTGCGCCCGTTCGGCCCGAGGTTCCCGGGCCTGGCCAAGCGCAGCCCCCGCAGGTCCGACCCCTTGGCCGAGGCGGGCAACACGGGCTCAATCCTGTCCGCGCGCGCCCCGCACCGGCTGGGCCTGGTCCAGACCGAGCGCCCGGCGGACATCCCGGCCCTGCTGGGCTGGACGGGCATGATCAAGTGCACGGACCAGGTGGCCGAGCTGTCGGCGGTGCTGCGCAGCTGGGAGGACCGTTTCGGGGCAACGCTGGTGGTGCTGGGGTTCGACACGCTGGAGCTGTCGGTGTCAGCACCCCCGAGGAACCAGGCGAGGGCATTGACGGTGGCAGCGGAGCACCGGGCGTTCAGCCTGCCGACATTCGCAGGCCAGCCGGGGAACCTGAGGGAGTACGCCTCGGGGTTGGTGCAGTCGAGGGTATGGCGGTTCTCCTGGGCATGA
- a CDS encoding DUF72 domain-containing protein — MRKIAEIRTGTSGWRYPPWRGVFYPPGLAQRRELEYLSRRMNTVEINGSFYSLQRPERYRAWFDETPSDFLFAVKGGRFITHMKQLRDVETALANFYASGVLALGAKLGPFLWQLPPRLTFDPDRLANFFALLPRTTTDAAELATKHDDKLKGTPYLEAGPRKPLRHALEVRHPSFAEPAAKELLRKHGIALVVADTAGKWPFLEDQTADFAYLRLHGDEELYVSGYSDRALRDWADKIRTWHDDGKRDVFVYFDNDVKVEAPRNAETLADLLGVTPRTRPREQDPASKTVTRTGQ; from the coding sequence GTGAGGAAAATCGCCGAAATCCGCACAGGCACGTCAGGCTGGCGCTACCCACCCTGGCGCGGAGTGTTCTACCCACCGGGTCTGGCCCAGCGACGTGAGCTCGAATACCTGTCCCGCCGCATGAACACGGTCGAGATCAACGGCTCCTTCTACTCACTGCAGCGCCCCGAGCGCTACCGCGCGTGGTTCGACGAAACCCCGTCCGACTTCCTCTTCGCGGTGAAGGGCGGCCGCTTCATCACGCACATGAAGCAACTCCGCGACGTCGAAACGGCACTGGCGAACTTCTACGCCTCCGGAGTCCTCGCCCTGGGCGCGAAACTGGGCCCGTTCCTCTGGCAGCTACCCCCGAGACTGACGTTCGACCCCGACCGCCTCGCGAACTTCTTCGCCCTCCTGCCCCGCACGACGACCGACGCCGCCGAGCTGGCGACGAAGCACGACGACAAGCTGAAAGGAACCCCTTACCTGGAAGCCGGGCCGCGAAAACCGCTGCGACACGCACTCGAAGTCCGGCACCCGAGCTTCGCCGAGCCCGCGGCGAAGGAACTCCTCCGAAAGCACGGCATCGCCCTGGTCGTCGCCGACACCGCGGGCAAGTGGCCGTTCCTCGAGGACCAGACCGCGGACTTCGCCTACCTCCGCCTCCACGGCGACGAGGAGCTGTACGTCAGCGGCTACTCGGACCGCGCCCTGCGCGACTGGGCCGACAAGATCCGCACCTGGCACGACGACGGCAAGCGCGACGTCTTCGTCTACTTCGACAACGACGTGAAGGTCGAGGCCCCACGCAACGCCGAGACCCTGGCCGACCTGCTCGGCGTCACCCCGCGAACAAGACCCCGCGAGCAAGACCCCGCGAGCAAGACAGTGACGCGAACAGGACAGTGA